A stretch of the Streptomyces sp. NBC_01428 genome encodes the following:
- a CDS encoding RecQ family ATP-dependent DNA helicase has protein sequence MRIKVGYFRTRSLTKRLRRCAREVFGWEQLRPSQIAAMTAVMEGRDTIVVMPTGAGKSAVYQVPGVLLEGPTVVVSPLIALQRDQVAALARIEGSDASAVNSAQRARDNEAVWERVREGSLDFLFVSPEQLAKDEVVEQIAAASPALMVVDEAHCVSSWGYDFRPDYLSLSHVRERIGRPPLLALTASAAAPVRADIVERLGMRDAHEVVAGFDRRNITLEVVRHRENAGKRRWVVERAAAEAKPGIVYAGTRREAEQYAEELSALGFDSSPYHAGLSAAERSRTHDRFQEGELDVVVATSAFGMGIDKPNIRFVLHASVPGSLDSYYQEIGRAGRDGKPSTAILAYRPEDLGVQRFRTGAHPDPEVLGGLIDAVREQQGPVTATALRERTGLSQTPLTSMLHLLEEAGAVTTEKRGGVRAVPGARRDVCVREAVRIATARVDLERSRVEMMRAYAETNGCRRRHMLGYFGETLAEGDCAGCDTCARTQELKETPVRTGDILSGTGPDPLEPEAAGTADSDFPPGMKVGHSTWGEGQVMSEEGNRITVLFESVGYRTLSLPAVQARGLLTPVSSATTKG, from the coding sequence ATGCGGATCAAGGTCGGTTACTTCAGGACCCGGTCACTCACGAAACGTCTGCGCCGGTGCGCCCGTGAGGTCTTCGGCTGGGAGCAGCTGCGGCCGTCCCAAATCGCCGCCATGACCGCCGTGATGGAGGGGCGCGACACCATCGTCGTGATGCCGACCGGTGCGGGGAAGTCGGCCGTGTACCAGGTACCGGGTGTGCTGCTGGAGGGGCCGACCGTCGTCGTCTCCCCCTTGATCGCGCTCCAGCGGGACCAGGTCGCCGCGCTCGCCCGGATCGAGGGGTCCGACGCCTCGGCGGTCAACTCCGCCCAGCGCGCGCGGGACAACGAGGCCGTGTGGGAGCGCGTTCGCGAAGGCAGCCTGGACTTCCTGTTCGTCTCGCCCGAACAGCTCGCCAAGGACGAGGTGGTCGAGCAGATAGCCGCCGCCTCACCCGCGCTGATGGTGGTCGACGAGGCGCACTGCGTGTCGTCCTGGGGGTACGACTTCCGGCCCGACTACCTGTCCCTGTCCCACGTACGCGAGCGGATCGGCCGGCCGCCGCTCCTCGCCCTGACCGCCAGTGCGGCGGCCCCCGTGCGGGCCGACATCGTGGAGCGGCTCGGCATGCGCGACGCGCACGAGGTGGTCGCGGGGTTCGACCGCCGCAACATCACGCTGGAGGTCGTACGCCACCGGGAGAACGCCGGCAAGCGCCGGTGGGTGGTGGAGCGGGCCGCGGCCGAGGCCAAACCCGGCATCGTCTACGCGGGGACGCGGCGCGAGGCCGAGCAGTACGCGGAGGAGCTGTCGGCGCTCGGATTCGACAGTTCCCCGTACCACGCGGGGCTCTCCGCGGCCGAGCGTTCCCGGACGCACGACCGCTTCCAGGAGGGCGAACTCGACGTGGTCGTCGCCACCTCCGCGTTCGGGATGGGCATCGACAAGCCGAACATCCGCTTCGTGCTGCACGCTTCCGTGCCGGGTTCCCTCGACTCCTACTACCAGGAGATCGGCCGGGCGGGCCGCGACGGAAAGCCGTCGACGGCGATCCTCGCGTACCGGCCCGAGGACCTCGGTGTGCAGCGGTTCCGGACGGGCGCCCACCCCGATCCGGAGGTTCTGGGCGGGCTGATCGACGCGGTGCGCGAGCAGCAGGGGCCGGTCACGGCGACGGCCCTGCGGGAACGCACGGGGCTGTCGCAGACACCGCTCACGTCGATGCTGCACCTCCTGGAGGAGGCGGGAGCGGTGACGACGGAGAAGCGCGGTGGTGTCCGGGCCGTTCCCGGGGCGCGGCGGGACGTCTGCGTCCGCGAGGCGGTTCGGATCGCCACCGCCCGTGTCGACCTGGAGCGTTCGCGGGTGGAGATGATGCGGGCGTACGCGGAGACGAACGGCTGTCGCCGGCGCCACATGCTCGGGTACTTCGGCGAGACGCTGGCGGAGGGCGACTGCGCGGGCTGCGACACCTGCGCCCGTACACAGGAGTTGAAGGAAACCCCCGTCCGCACGGGAGACATCCTCTCCGGCACGGGCCCCGACCCGCTGGAACCCGAGGCGGCCGGGACTGCCGACAGCGACTTTCCGCCCGGCATGAAGGTGGGACACAGCACGTGGGGCGAGGGCCAGGTGATGAGCGAGGAGGGCAACAGGATCACGGTCCTGTTCGAGAGCGTGGGCTATCGGACCCTGTCCCTCCCGGCCGTCCAGGCCCGCGGCCTGCTGACACCGGTGTCGTCCGCGACGACTAAGGGCTGA